The following proteins are encoded in a genomic region of Desulfosporosinus youngiae DSM 17734:
- a CDS encoding DUF3658 domain-containing protein — protein sequence MVIIIENIPDREFVMAQLIGTIWGKYPLGVGDGWYALCIKRMIADNQLEIVADNDVSHPHGKILRKAEL from the coding sequence GTGGTTATTATTATTGAAAATATTCCAGACCGAGAATTTGTTATGGCTCAACTTATTGGGACTATTTGGGGGAAATATCCTTTAGGAGTTGGAGACGGCTGGTATGCTTTGTGCATTAAAAGGATGATTGCGGATAATCAATTAGAAATTGTTGCAGATAACGATGTATCTCATCCACACGGAAAAATTTTACGAAAAGCCGAGTTGTAA